In one window of Palaemon carinicauda isolate YSFRI2023 chromosome 2, ASM3689809v2, whole genome shotgun sequence DNA:
- the LOC137618205 gene encoding uncharacterized protein, with the protein MPMPCQETKWLPQIWDLIKIPWQKPNEKNQSTKHVGHPAYPFFRKTSILMTPTSPSSATSVLVDLGVTSLTPDGAFTTFTLILLIPYPHRKEIVTFLPSLTVILMETATPPSSTSALLSEWIARFGMHEQSTPYRGTTFTSQLWTQLANLKAIPIHQRTAYNPATNSNIERYHHTHKATLMSHCNDSNWFTLLPCILLGLRVTPKDAQDVSAAEMVYGNPFFIPAIFFFVFNLLRQSPAPTSHCGKIHSMPLDFQTPRKATHPDRATPGKIHIFLCSETSKPPLTPPYMGPFLVIHRTLKAFLLNMRGKEDRVSIDHLKFS; encoded by the exons atgccaatgccctgtcaagaaacaaagtGGCTTCCCCAGATATGGGATCTGATTAAAattccttggcagaagcccaacgaaaagaaccaaagtaccaagcatgtaggacatcctgcatatcccttctTTAGGAAGACCTCCATCCTGatgactccaacatcaccctcctctgcgacgtcagtgctggtagacct AGGGGTCACCTCCCTCACCCCCGACGGCGCTTTTACCACATTCACGTTGATATTGTTGATTCCCTACCCACATCGCAAGGAAATTGTTACCTTTTTACCATCATTGACAGTCATTCTTATGGAAACTGCAACACCCCCCTcgagtacatctgccttactctcagaatggatagcgagatttggtatgcATGAGCAGAGTACTCcctacaggggtaccactttcacctctcaattatggacacaATTAGCAAATCTCAAGGCTATCCCCATTCATCAAAGAACTGCATACAACCCAGCAACCAACAGTAATATTGAACGTTATCACCATACCcacaaagcaactttgatgtcacactgcaatgactccaattgGTTTACCCTGCTACCCTGCATCCTTCTGGGACTAAGAGTAACCCCTAAAGATGCCcaggatgtctcggcagctgaaatggtgtatggcaacccattttTCAtccctgccattttttttttcgtcttcaacctcctccgacagtctccagcgcctacatcacattgtgggaaaattcatTCCATGCCGCTAGACTTCCAAACCCCCAGGAAAGCAACACATCCGGACAGAGCTACACCCGGCAAAATACATATTTTCCTGTGCAGTgaaactagcaagccaccgttaacgcctccttacatgggcccttttctCGTGATCCATCGTactctgaaagcattcctcctcaacatgaggggcaaagaagaccgggtctccattgatcacctaaaattttCATAG